The Gallaecimonas xiamenensis 3-C-1 genome includes a region encoding these proteins:
- a CDS encoding acyltransferase — protein sequence MLSFLPGIILAPLLLALLCINVSFWGGMVMLLSLPKLLLPIPVWRRFMTNVMELCIRAWSLLNLAILRLGNKIEWQVRGLDGLDKRGWYLMMANHLSWLDIVVLYGIAGGKLPLPRFFLKHELIYVPFLGLGCWAMDMPFMRRYSTAYLKKHPHKKGKDIESTAKACAKLKHHPSTMINFVEGTRFTADKRVKRNSPFRHLLPPKAAGIAFTLSAMGKQFDKVLDVTLAYPGAEGRIGRTVLTGGMTRIVVDIEALEVTDEVIGDYFNDVDFKRRFQGWLNQRWQHKDDKLAQLVERPAAALDLSEQGS from the coding sequence ATGCTGAGTTTTCTGCCCGGAATCATACTGGCGCCGCTGCTGCTGGCGCTGCTTTGTATCAACGTCTCCTTCTGGGGCGGCATGGTGATGCTGCTGTCCTTGCCCAAGCTGCTGCTGCCGATCCCGGTCTGGCGCCGTTTCATGACCAACGTCATGGAGCTGTGTATCAGGGCTTGGAGCCTGTTGAACCTGGCCATACTGCGCCTTGGCAACAAGATCGAATGGCAGGTCCGTGGCCTGGACGGCCTGGATAAGCGCGGCTGGTACCTGATGATGGCCAACCACCTGTCCTGGCTGGACATAGTGGTGCTGTACGGCATAGCCGGCGGTAAGCTGCCGTTGCCCCGTTTCTTCCTCAAGCATGAACTGATCTATGTGCCCTTCCTGGGCCTGGGCTGTTGGGCCATGGACATGCCCTTTATGCGCCGTTATTCCACGGCCTACCTGAAGAAACACCCCCATAAGAAAGGCAAGGACATCGAGTCCACCGCCAAGGCCTGCGCCAAGCTCAAGCACCACCCGTCCACCATGATCAACTTCGTGGAAGGCACCCGCTTTACCGCCGACAAGCGCGTCAAACGCAACAGCCCCTTTCGGCACCTGTTGCCCCCCAAGGCCGCCGGTATCGCCTTTACCCTGTCGGCCATGGGTAAACAGTTCGACAAGGTGCTGGACGTGACCCTGGCCTACCCCGGCGCCGAAGGCCGTATCGGTCGCACCGTGCTGACCGGCGGCATGACCCGCATCGTGGTGGACATCGAGGCCTTGGAGGTCACCGACGAGGTGATCGGCGACTACTTCAACGACGTGGACTTCAAGCGCCGTTTCCAAGGCTGGCTCAACCAGCGCTGGCAACATAAGGACGACAAGCTGGCCCAGCTGGTGGAGCGGCCGGCAGCGGCGTTGGACCTGTCCGAACAGGGTTCATAG
- a CDS encoding acyltransferase, translating into MLAFLPSFLKGPLAVLGYLLNTLFWFPLALGLGVIKLLLPLKAVRSLCNWILDRVATLWISINNLNSRLFSHTRWVVEGLEGLKKKDWYLVVANHQSWVDILVLQRIFNGRIPFIKFFLKKELLYVPFLGLCWWALDFPFMRRHTKAQIAKDPSLAQKDIDTTRKACEKFRDMPVTVMNFVEGTRFTLGKHLKQASPYAHLLKPKAGGVGFVLSAMGDKLHKLLDVTICYGKEIPSFWDFISGRVKEIKVKIRVLPIDDKILGDYVGDAEYKARFQEWVNQMWAQKDAELARMKAK; encoded by the coding sequence ATGCTGGCTTTCCTGCCGAGTTTTCTCAAAGGTCCGCTGGCGGTGTTGGGCTACCTGCTCAACACCCTGTTCTGGTTTCCCCTGGCCCTGGGGCTGGGGGTGATCAAGCTGCTGCTGCCCCTCAAGGCGGTACGCAGCCTCTGTAACTGGATACTGGACCGGGTCGCCACCCTTTGGATCAGCATCAACAACCTCAACAGCCGGCTGTTTTCCCACACCCGCTGGGTGGTGGAAGGGCTGGAGGGGCTCAAGAAGAAGGATTGGTACCTGGTGGTGGCCAATCACCAGTCCTGGGTGGACATCCTGGTGCTGCAACGGATCTTCAACGGCCGCATCCCCTTCATCAAATTCTTCCTGAAAAAGGAACTGCTGTACGTGCCCTTCCTGGGCCTGTGCTGGTGGGCCCTGGACTTTCCCTTTATGCGCCGCCACACCAAGGCGCAGATCGCCAAGGACCCGTCCCTGGCCCAGAAGGACATCGATACCACCCGCAAGGCCTGCGAAAAATTCCGCGACATGCCGGTAACGGTAATGAACTTCGTAGAAGGAACGCGCTTTACCCTGGGTAAGCACCTCAAGCAGGCCAGCCCCTACGCCCACCTGCTCAAGCCCAAGGCCGGCGGTGTCGGCTTTGTGCTCAGTGCCATGGGCGACAAGCTGCACAAGTTGCTGGACGTCACCATCTGCTACGGCAAGGAGATCCCTAGCTTCTGGGATTTCATCAGTGGCCGGGTTAAAGAGATCAAGGTTAAGATCCGCGTATTACCAATTGACGACAAAATACTCGGTGATTATGTTGGTGACGCCGAGTACAAGGCCCGTTTCCAGGAATGGGTGAATCAGATGTGGGCACAGAAGGATGCTGAGCTAGCCCGCATGAAAGCGAAATAA
- the speA gene encoding biosynthetic arginine decarboxylase: MPNWTLDKARNLYGVAHWSDGYFDIDNQGELVAFPDRNRNRAGVRLSDLVQDLKDQGLSLPVLVRFNDILTDRVKRLTSAFAKAVDNFEYSGNYHAVYPIKVNQQKSVVEGLLAASPHVGLEAGSKPELMAILGVATRPITMVCNGYKDSEFLRLALIGRRLGHKVYVVVEKLSELKKLLNESKDMGIDPLVGVRVRLNSVGKGRWQNSGGEKGKFGLAAHQVLEAVDMLRAAGKLDCLKLVHFHIGSQIANIQDFQGALKECARYYAELRELGVPLDVVDVGGGLGVDYEGSRSRGNCSMNYTVDEYAAKVIYALKEICSARDLPEPDVITESGRAMTAHHAVLVTNVIDVERAPGERQFDEPAEDAPAVLRDLWRTLDLIHDEPPLENYHDAVYFLSEAHSMYTHGLLKIGEWALAEQMYFAICRGVRDQLNPRSRAHRPVLDELNEKLADKLFCNFSLFQSTPDVWGIDQLFPIMPVSRLGEAPSARAIIQDITCDSDGQIREYVDAEGIESSLPLTGYQPGDEYHIGFFMVGAYQEILGDLHNLFGDTDSVHVQLTADGYRFDAAHKGDTVADVLRYVNFDPKGLIQGYRRQLAAANLTDSERQQFSAELEAGIHGYTYLED, from the coding sequence ATGCCAAACTGGACTCTGGACAAAGCCCGCAATCTCTACGGTGTCGCCCATTGGAGCGACGGTTATTTCGACATCGACAACCAGGGTGAACTGGTTGCCTTCCCCGATCGAAACCGTAACAGAGCCGGTGTCCGATTATCCGATTTGGTACAGGATCTCAAAGACCAGGGCCTGTCCCTGCCGGTGCTGGTGCGTTTCAACGACATCCTCACCGACCGGGTCAAACGCCTGACCAGCGCCTTTGCCAAGGCGGTGGACAACTTTGAGTACAGCGGCAACTACCATGCCGTCTACCCCATCAAGGTCAACCAGCAAAAATCGGTAGTCGAAGGCCTGCTGGCCGCCAGCCCCCATGTGGGCCTGGAAGCCGGTTCCAAGCCGGAGCTGATGGCGATCCTGGGCGTGGCCACCAGGCCCATCACCATGGTCTGCAACGGCTACAAGGACTCCGAGTTCCTGCGCCTGGCCCTGATTGGCCGCCGCCTGGGCCACAAGGTCTATGTGGTGGTGGAAAAGCTGTCCGAGCTGAAAAAGCTGCTCAATGAGAGCAAGGACATGGGCATAGACCCCCTGGTAGGGGTGCGGGTGCGCCTGAACTCCGTGGGCAAGGGCCGCTGGCAGAACTCCGGTGGCGAGAAAGGCAAATTCGGCCTGGCCGCCCACCAGGTACTGGAAGCGGTAGACATGCTGCGCGCCGCCGGCAAGCTCGACTGCCTGAAACTGGTGCACTTCCACATCGGCTCCCAGATCGCCAACATCCAGGACTTCCAGGGTGCCCTTAAAGAGTGCGCCCGCTACTACGCCGAGCTGCGCGAACTGGGTGTGCCCCTGGACGTGGTGGACGTGGGTGGCGGCCTGGGCGTGGACTACGAAGGCTCCCGCTCTCGTGGCAACTGCTCCATGAACTACACAGTGGACGAGTACGCCGCCAAGGTGATTTACGCCCTCAAGGAGATCTGCAGCGCCCGTGACCTGCCCGAGCCGGACGTGATCACCGAATCCGGCCGCGCCATGACCGCCCACCATGCGGTACTGGTGACCAACGTCATCGACGTGGAGCGCGCCCCCGGCGAGCGCCAGTTCGACGAACCGGCCGAAGACGCCCCCGCCGTGCTGCGTGACCTGTGGCGTACCCTGGACCTGATCCACGACGAGCCGCCCCTGGAAAACTACCACGACGCCGTCTATTTCCTGTCCGAAGCCCACAGCATGTACACCCATGGCCTGCTGAAAATCGGCGAATGGGCCCTGGCCGAGCAGATGTACTTTGCCATCTGCCGTGGGGTGCGCGACCAGCTCAATCCCCGCAGCCGCGCCCACCGCCCGGTGCTGGACGAACTCAACGAGAAGCTGGCCGACAAGCTGTTCTGCAACTTCTCGTTGTTCCAGAGCACCCCGGACGTATGGGGCATCGACCAGCTGTTCCCGATCATGCCGGTCAGCCGCCTGGGGGAAGCCCCCAGCGCCCGCGCCATCATCCAGGACATCACCTGCGACTCCGACGGCCAGATCCGCGAATACGTGGACGCCGAAGGCATTGAGTCCAGCCTGCCTCTGACCGGCTACCAGCCCGGGGACGAGTACCATATCGGCTTCTTCATGGTGGGTGCCTACCAGGAGATCCTCGGTGACCTGCACAACCTGTTCGGCGACACCGACTCGGTGCACGTGCAGCTGACCGCAGACGGCTACCGCTTCGACGCCGCCCACAAGGGCGACACAGTGGCGGACGTGCTCCGTTACGTGAACTTCGATCCCAAGGGCCTGATCCAGGGGTACCGCCGCCAGTTGGCCGCCGCCAACCTGACCGACAGCGAGCGCCAGCAGTTCAGCGCCGAGCTCGAAGCCGGTATCCACGGCTACACCTATCTGGAGGATTGA
- the speE gene encoding polyamine aminopropyltransferase — protein MSQLDAKQWFTEVSDRDGSAFSLRITDHLETRQSQWQTTAMYDTTDWGKLMVIDGCTMVSSRDNFLYHEMMSHPALYTHSDPKVVVIIGGGDCGTLREVLKHPGVEQAVQIDIDENVTRLSEIYFPELCESNDDPRAQLKFIDGIQWMKDRDSASVDIIIVDSTDPVGPAEGLFNCAFYQECLRALRPGGILVQQSESPLLHIKLIQEMRSEMAKAGFDAFQTLPFPQPLYPSGWWSCTLARKGDSFGDFRRDAADAQSFETLYYNSGIHQGAMALPNFMKKALG, from the coding sequence ATGTCACAACTGGACGCCAAGCAGTGGTTCACCGAGGTCAGCGACCGTGACGGCAGCGCCTTTTCCCTGCGGATCACCGACCACCTGGAAACCCGCCAATCCCAGTGGCAGACCACTGCCATGTACGACACCACGGATTGGGGCAAACTGATGGTGATCGACGGTTGCACCATGGTGTCCAGCCGCGACAATTTCCTCTACCACGAAATGATGAGCCACCCGGCCCTGTACACCCACAGCGACCCGAAAGTGGTGGTGATCATCGGCGGTGGCGACTGCGGTACCCTGCGCGAAGTGCTCAAGCACCCCGGCGTTGAGCAGGCAGTGCAGATCGACATCGACGAAAACGTCACCCGCCTGTCCGAGATCTACTTCCCGGAACTGTGCGAGTCCAACGACGACCCCCGCGCCCAGCTCAAGTTCATCGACGGTATCCAGTGGATGAAAGACCGCGATAGCGCTTCCGTGGACATCATCATCGTCGACTCCACCGACCCGGTAGGCCCGGCCGAAGGCCTCTTTAACTGCGCCTTCTACCAAGAGTGCCTGCGCGCCCTGCGCCCCGGCGGCATCCTGGTACAGCAGTCCGAAAGCCCGCTGCTGCACATCAAGCTGATCCAGGAAATGCGCTCCGAGATGGCCAAGGCCGGCTTTGACGCCTTCCAGACCCTGCCTTTCCCCCAGCCCCTGTACCCCTCCGGCTGGTGGAGCTGCACCCTGGCCCGCAAGGGCGACAGCTTCGGAGACTTCCGCCGCGACGCGGCCGATGCCCAAAGCTTTGAGACCCTGTACTACAACAGCGGTATCCACCAAGGCGCCATGGCCCTGCCCAACTTTATGAAAAAGGCCCTGGGTTAA
- a CDS encoding nicotinamidase, protein MIASFDVDAQRTFTPLCPGELPVPGGDEIADELNAQAALADLRIASKDAHNPNAKWVVARHDQMLQPLDHPDSDLTWVRHAEAGSEGFELIPGLPAPEHYDFLVYKGVENHMHPYGACYHDLKERISTGVIEWLRYRQVNTVLVGGLALDFCVKTTALQLAKAGFKVYLNLAACRAISDDGAIEACRAMVEAGIRLVDNAGELALQLQKDA, encoded by the coding sequence ATGATTGCCTCATTCGATGTCGACGCCCAGCGCACCTTCACCCCCCTTTGCCCGGGGGAGCTGCCGGTACCGGGGGGCGACGAGATCGCCGACGAACTCAACGCCCAGGCGGCCCTGGCCGACCTGCGCATCGCCTCCAAGGACGCCCACAACCCCAACGCCAAATGGGTGGTGGCCCGCCACGACCAGATGCTCCAGCCCCTGGATCACCCGGACTCCGACCTTACCTGGGTGCGCCACGCCGAAGCCGGTAGCGAAGGCTTTGAGCTTATCCCCGGCCTGCCGGCCCCCGAACACTACGACTTCCTGGTCTACAAAGGGGTGGAAAACCACATGCACCCCTACGGCGCCTGCTACCACGACCTCAAGGAGCGGATCTCCACCGGCGTTATCGAATGGCTGCGGTACCGTCAGGTGAACACTGTGTTGGTGGGGGGACTGGCCCTGGATTTCTGTGTTAAAACCACAGCCTTGCAACTGGCCAAGGCCGGTTTCAAGGTGTACCTCAACCTGGCAGCCTGCCGCGCCATCAGTGATGACGGCGCCATCGAGGCCTGCCGGGCCATGGTCGAGGCCGGGATCCGCCTGGTCGACAATGCCGGGGAGCTGGCATTGCAACTGCAAAAGGATGCTTGA
- the pncB gene encoding nicotinate phosphoribosyltransferase, whose amino-acid sequence MFGRTAVQSLLDTDFYKLTMQQAYLHQQPNTQARWTFRCRSDEDLSPYVAPLRDEFEALAQLYATEDQLAHLRQHYPFLKPDYLEFLRLFRFNPNFLKVSTQDGQLVIEANGPLLHVSPLEIPVLAAISEVRNRHRYPEVTAEVIHKSTQGKIRQLEAFGDKVDLSDFLFTDFGTRRRFSFGAQKLVLEQIKAALPQHFAGTSNPHLARELGLRCQGTMAHEWLQSHQALNYRLVDSQKMALENWVKEYRGDLGVALTDVIGVDAFCRDLDRYLAKLYDGFRHDSGDPIAWGEKIIARLEQLDVDPLAKRLVFSDGLNFERAVQIYSHFRGRINTAFGIGTWLMGDFGVNEPMNIVMKLTRLNGQPVAKISDSPGKTMCDDENFLRYLMQVFEVQGSVQSQVLAQFNPH is encoded by the coding sequence ATGTTTGGACGAACCGCCGTGCAAAGCCTGCTGGACACCGATTTCTACAAACTCACCATGCAGCAGGCCTACCTGCATCAGCAACCCAACACCCAGGCCCGCTGGACCTTCCGCTGCCGCAGCGACGAAGATCTCAGCCCCTATGTGGCGCCCTTGCGGGACGAGTTCGAGGCCCTGGCCCAGCTCTATGCCACCGAAGACCAGCTGGCCCACCTGCGCCAGCACTACCCCTTCTTGAAGCCCGACTACCTGGAATTCCTGCGGCTGTTCCGCTTCAACCCCAACTTCCTGAAAGTCAGCACCCAGGACGGCCAGCTGGTGATCGAAGCCAACGGCCCGCTGCTGCACGTATCGCCCCTGGAAATACCGGTGCTGGCGGCCATCTCCGAGGTGCGCAACCGCCACCGCTACCCGGAAGTCACCGCCGAGGTGATCCACAAAAGCACCCAGGGCAAAATTCGCCAGCTGGAAGCCTTCGGTGACAAGGTGGATTTGAGCGACTTTCTCTTTACCGACTTCGGCACCCGCCGCCGCTTCAGCTTCGGCGCACAGAAACTGGTGCTGGAACAGATCAAAGCCGCCTTGCCCCAGCATTTTGCAGGCACCTCCAACCCGCACCTGGCCCGGGAGCTGGGGCTGCGCTGCCAGGGCACCATGGCCCACGAGTGGTTGCAAAGTCACCAGGCCCTCAATTACCGCTTGGTGGACAGCCAGAAGATGGCCCTGGAGAACTGGGTCAAGGAATACCGGGGCGACCTGGGGGTGGCCCTGACCGACGTCATAGGTGTGGACGCCTTCTGCCGGGATCTGGACCGTTACCTTGCCAAGCTCTACGACGGCTTTCGCCATGACAGCGGCGACCCCATCGCCTGGGGCGAGAAGATCATTGCCCGCCTGGAACAGCTGGACGTGGACCCCCTGGCCAAGCGCCTGGTGTTCTCGGACGGCCTCAACTTCGAACGGGCGGTGCAGATCTACAGCCACTTTCGCGGCCGCATCAACACCGCCTTTGGTATCGGCACCTGGCTGATGGGGGATTTCGGGGTCAACGAACCCATGAATATCGTCATGAAGCTGACCCGCCTCAACGGCCAGCCGGTGGCCAAGATCTCCGACAGCCCCGGCAAGACCATGTGCGACGACGAAAACTTCCTGCGCTACCTGATGCAGGTGTTCGAGGTACAGGGCTCGGTGCAAAGCCAGGTGCTGGCCCAGTTCAATCCCCACTAA
- a CDS encoding sterol desaturase family protein, whose translation MSKALRDKYEEVDLTPGQGKGSATLSIFLGTLSLMGALCFLMPDLFTTPEFRGFYNAAWLKALLQLSIALGFGFGLYSMMRHQSAGYGLTGMALAVAAALVGSGHIEAPDIDSRNLYVGLDYFVLTLVILALVFIPLERAFPKDPAQSILRKGWITDLKYFMFSHMGVQLISFFTVIPVQVYLHEVSTWELQLWVASQPIWLQFIEILLVVDLGTYWIHRAMHEIPALWKIHAIHHSTEQMNWLASSRLHLFEILVNRLAGYLPIFVLGFAPSAVYAYLVFISFHAIFIHANVRFRFPGLRWLLATPEFHHWHHSSEDMAIDKNYAGFLPIYDVLFGTVLMPKTLASRYGTVSDHIPDGIVGQFLYPFKSWFKK comes from the coding sequence ATGAGCAAAGCACTGAGAGACAAGTACGAAGAGGTGGACCTGACCCCAGGCCAGGGTAAAGGCAGCGCCACCCTGTCGATCTTCCTGGGCACCCTGTCGCTGATGGGCGCCCTATGTTTTTTGATGCCCGATCTGTTCACCACCCCCGAATTTCGCGGCTTCTATAATGCTGCCTGGCTCAAGGCCCTATTGCAGTTATCCATCGCCCTTGGCTTTGGCTTCGGCCTCTACTCGATGATGCGCCACCAGTCGGCGGGCTATGGCCTGACCGGCATGGCCCTGGCGGTGGCGGCGGCCCTGGTGGGCTCCGGCCATATCGAGGCCCCCGACATCGACAGCCGTAACCTCTATGTAGGCCTGGACTACTTCGTGCTGACCCTGGTGATCCTGGCCCTGGTGTTTATCCCCCTGGAGCGGGCCTTCCCCAAGGACCCGGCCCAGAGCATCCTGCGCAAAGGCTGGATAACCGACCTCAAGTACTTCATGTTCAGCCACATGGGCGTGCAGCTCATCAGCTTTTTCACCGTGATACCGGTGCAGGTCTATCTCCACGAAGTCAGCACCTGGGAGTTGCAGCTGTGGGTGGCGTCCCAGCCCATATGGCTGCAGTTTATCGAGATCCTGCTGGTGGTGGACCTGGGTACCTATTGGATCCACAGGGCCATGCATGAGATCCCGGCCCTTTGGAAGATCCACGCCATCCACCATTCCACCGAGCAGATGAACTGGCTGGCCTCTTCACGGCTGCATCTCTTCGAGATCCTGGTGAACCGCCTGGCCGGTTACCTGCCGATCTTCGTGCTGGGCTTTGCCCCCTCGGCGGTGTACGCCTACCTGGTGTTCATCTCCTTCCACGCCATCTTCATCCACGCCAATGTGCGCTTTCGCTTCCCCGGGCTGCGCTGGCTGTTGGCCACCCCCGAGTTCCACCATTGGCACCACTCCTCGGAAGACATGGCCATCGACAAGAACTACGCCGGTTTCCTGCCCATCTATGACGTGCTGTTTGGCACAGTGCTGATGCCAAAGACCCTGGCCAGCCGCTACGGCACAGTGTCCGACCACATCCCGGACGGCATCGTCGGCCAGTTCCTCTACCCCTTTAAGAGTTGGTTCAAGAAGTAA
- a CDS encoding YifB family Mg chelatase-like AAA ATPase, whose amino-acid sequence MALATLYCRAQLGMDAPLVTVEVDIGNGLPAFALVGLPEASVREARERVRAAILNAGFEFPARRITVNLAPAELPKEGGRFDLAIALGILQASQQLPQGDNNSLEFYGELALSGELRPCQGLLPALLACQQAGRSAFYPDANQGEAQLLPALKAHGAPSLLAVCAHLAGQQALPIAPSCQVDAAPIPPPLSLNDVVGQAQAKRALMVAAAGGHHLLFIGPPGTGKSMLARRLPGLLPPLEEAQAQESAAIHSLAGKPRDNGSWRQPPWRTPHHTASAVALVGGGSVPRPGEISLAHSGVLFLDELAEYDRKVLDSLREPMETGEVSISRAAQQARFPARFRLVAAANPCPCGHFGNPRRPCRCSPEQIRRYLGRLSGPFLDRIDLQVEVAMLPPGSFSGQQQSGPDMAELCRRVAACQARQRARQGCLNADLEGEALRLACQLAPELAQWFDSTLQALGLSARVHHKLLKVARTLADWQQVEGISQQHLAEAMQYRAMDRLLGALP is encoded by the coding sequence ATGGCGCTTGCAACCCTTTACTGCCGGGCCCAGTTGGGGATGGACGCCCCCCTGGTAACGGTGGAGGTGGATATAGGCAACGGCCTGCCGGCCTTTGCCCTGGTGGGCCTGCCCGAGGCCTCGGTCCGTGAAGCCAGGGAAAGGGTCAGGGCCGCCATCCTTAACGCCGGCTTCGAATTCCCGGCCCGCCGCATCACCGTGAACCTGGCCCCGGCCGAGCTGCCCAAGGAAGGGGGGCGTTTCGATTTGGCCATCGCCCTTGGCATTCTGCAGGCCTCCCAGCAGTTGCCCCAGGGGGACAACAACAGCCTGGAGTTTTACGGGGAGCTGGCCCTGTCCGGCGAGCTCAGGCCCTGCCAAGGGCTGTTGCCGGCCCTGTTGGCCTGCCAGCAGGCTGGCCGCAGCGCCTTTTATCCCGACGCCAACCAGGGCGAAGCCCAACTGCTGCCGGCCCTCAAAGCCCATGGCGCCCCGTCCCTGCTGGCGGTCTGCGCCCACTTGGCCGGCCAACAGGCCCTGCCCATAGCCCCTTCTTGCCAGGTAGACGCTGCCCCTATACCGCCGCCCCTGTCCTTAAACGACGTGGTGGGCCAGGCCCAGGCCAAGCGGGCGCTGATGGTGGCAGCCGCCGGTGGCCATCACCTGCTCTTTATCGGCCCTCCCGGCACCGGCAAGAGCATGCTGGCCCGGCGCCTGCCGGGGCTGCTGCCGCCCCTGGAAGAAGCCCAGGCCCAGGAAAGCGCCGCCATCCATTCCCTGGCAGGTAAACCCCGGGATAACGGCAGCTGGCGCCAGCCCCCCTGGCGTACCCCTCACCATACTGCCTCGGCGGTGGCTTTGGTGGGGGGCGGTTCCGTGCCCAGGCCCGGCGAGATCTCCCTGGCCCACAGCGGCGTGCTTTTTCTCGACGAGCTGGCCGAGTACGACCGCAAGGTATTGGACAGCCTGCGCGAGCCCATGGAAACCGGCGAAGTCAGTATCAGCAGGGCGGCCCAGCAGGCCCGTTTCCCGGCCCGCTTTCGGCTGGTGGCGGCCGCCAACCCCTGCCCTTGCGGCCATTTCGGCAACCCGCGCCGCCCCTGCCGTTGCAGCCCGGAGCAGATCCGCCGCTATCTGGGGCGGCTGTCCGGCCCTTTCTTGGACCGCATCGACCTGCAGGTAGAGGTAGCCATGTTGCCGCCGGGCAGTTTCAGCGGCCAGCAGCAGAGCGGCCCCGACATGGCCGAACTCTGTCGCCGGGTGGCGGCCTGCCAGGCGCGGCAGCGGGCCCGCCAGGGCTGCCTCAATGCCGATCTGGAAGGAGAAGCCCTGCGCCTGGCCTGCCAGTTGGCGCCTGAGTTGGCCCAGTGGTTTGACAGCACCTTGCAGGCCCTGGGCTTGTCGGCCCGGGTCCATCACAAACTGCTGAAGGTGGCCAGGACCCTGGCCGACTGGCAACAGGTCGAGGGCATCAGCCAACAACACCTGGCGGAGGCCATGCAGTACCGGGCCATGGACCGATTGTTGGGGGCGCTGCCCTGA
- a CDS encoding 2Fe-2S iron-sulfur cluster-binding protein → MNRWHRLLALVVGAQLSLWLLTGLGLGLLPTPPQPKPRAPETLAVAKLVLPEPQSRVGSVGAITLLGKTRIMVDGEVLTPLTQGEALWLLNDYFPGQTPGPLERQDHGWQTSLPGGFLVTLGDDGKVRELVHWLQPWLLRLHFMHWWGSGKDFNQPLVQIAALLANALVLSGFWMAGQRLRQRRRKGSIRLDGFALPELAPGPGTLAQRLEQAGMPITGPCDGGGRCGDCVVRVDQSPVSQAERRLLTDQALEQGLRLACQQSHCSQLTAVSEELRLQSRRRGRRLPAQP, encoded by the coding sequence ATGAACCGCTGGCATCGCCTGTTGGCGCTGGTGGTGGGGGCCCAGCTCAGTCTGTGGCTGTTGACCGGTCTTGGCCTGGGCCTGCTGCCTACCCCGCCTCAACCCAAACCCCGTGCTCCGGAAACCCTGGCGGTTGCCAAGCTGGTGCTGCCCGAACCCCAGAGCCGGGTCGGTTCTGTGGGTGCCATCACCCTGCTGGGCAAGACCCGCATCATGGTGGACGGCGAGGTGCTGACGCCCCTGACCCAGGGTGAAGCCCTGTGGCTGCTCAACGACTATTTTCCCGGCCAGACCCCTGGTCCCCTGGAGCGTCAAGACCACGGCTGGCAGACCAGCCTGCCCGGCGGCTTCCTGGTCACCCTGGGGGACGACGGCAAGGTCCGGGAACTGGTCCATTGGCTGCAACCCTGGTTGCTGCGGCTGCATTTCATGCATTGGTGGGGCAGCGGCAAGGACTTTAACCAGCCCCTGGTGCAAATCGCCGCCCTGCTGGCCAACGCCCTGGTGCTGAGTGGCTTTTGGATGGCCGGCCAGCGGCTGCGCCAGCGCCGCCGCAAGGGCAGTATCCGCCTGGACGGCTTTGCCCTGCCGGAACTGGCACCCGGCCCCGGTACCCTGGCCCAGCGTTTGGAGCAGGCAGGCATGCCCATCACCGGGCCTTGTGACGGCGGTGGCCGCTGCGGCGACTGTGTGGTCCGGGTGGACCAGTCCCCGGTGTCACAGGCGGAACGGCGATTGTTGACCGACCAGGCCCTGGAGCAGGGCCTGCGCCTGGCCTGCCAACAGTCCCATTGCAGCCAGTTGACGGCGGTCAGCGAGGAACTGCGGTTGCAAAGCCGCCGCCGTGGCCGCCGCCTTCCTGCCCAGCCCTGA
- a CDS encoding PepSY domain-containing protein yields the protein MRWRRWHLWLGWFTGTQMLVWTLTGLYMVVMDLNFIHGKPLVDAHPYPLAWRPDYVAPADLKLPPSARQLTLTTRLGHPVYEVLADSGPSLLDATNGLPFLLGPEDMGSLAKGYYQGDGQLVELRQIRDQAPRELGNRALPVWQARFDDSYDTTLYLSDQTGTLLTQRHRYWRWFDVAWMLHIMDYQERERIDLPWLRLFSLAGLLLAASGCLLWLRTHFKSSAE from the coding sequence ATGAGGTGGCGTCGTTGGCACCTGTGGTTGGGGTGGTTCACCGGTACCCAGATGCTGGTATGGACCCTGACCGGGCTCTACATGGTGGTCATGGATCTCAACTTTATCCACGGCAAGCCGCTGGTGGATGCCCACCCCTATCCGTTGGCCTGGCGTCCTGACTATGTGGCGCCGGCCGACCTTAAACTGCCACCCTCGGCCCGCCAGTTGACCCTGACTACCCGCCTTGGCCACCCGGTGTACGAGGTGCTGGCCGACAGCGGCCCCAGCCTGCTGGACGCCACCAACGGCCTGCCTTTTTTGTTGGGGCCGGAAGACATGGGGTCCCTGGCCAAGGGCTATTACCAAGGTGACGGCCAACTGGTGGAACTGCGGCAAATCCGCGACCAGGCCCCAAGGGAGCTGGGCAACAGGGCCCTGCCGGTATGGCAGGCCCGGTTCGACGACAGCTATGACACCACCCTCTACCTTTCCGACCAGACCGGCACCCTGTTGACCCAGCGTCACCGCTATTGGCGCTGGTTTGATGTCGCCTGGATGCTGCACATCATGGATTACCAAGAGCGGGAGCGCATCGACTTGCCCTGGCTGCGGCTGTTCAGCCTGGCCGGCCTGCTGCTGGCCGCCAGCGGTTGCCTGCTCTGGTTGCGCACCCATTTTAAGAGCAGCGCGGAATGA